In Chitinophagales bacterium, one DNA window encodes the following:
- a CDS encoding saccharopine dehydrogenase NADP-binding domain-containing protein, with product MKKVIILGAGMVGRAMAIDLSKSYSVTSVDINKKNLDLLTEEYSINTVEANLSDSKIIEEVIADADLIVGAVPGFMGFKMVQTVINSGKNIVDISFFPEDPLSLNELAIKNNVIAIVDCGVAPGMDNIILGFHNERMNVENFVCMVGGLPFTRTLPFQYKAPFSPIDVLEEYIRPSRIVENGKMVVRPALSEPELIEFDQIGTLEAFNTDGLRSLVNTIKIPNMKEKTLRYPGHIDIMRNMRDMGFLSKNEIEINGNKISPIELTAHLLFPQWSYLPGEKEFTLMHVIVEGFENGVKRKYTYDLFDQYDTASNTSSMARTTGYTCTAAATLVLQGLYSEKGVSPPEFIGRSENCYGFMMNYLKERGVIYKMNMF from the coding sequence ATGAAAAAGGTAATTATTCTTGGTGCAGGTATGGTTGGCCGGGCAATGGCAATTGACCTCTCAAAATCCTATTCTGTTACATCGGTGGATATAAATAAAAAAAACTTGGATTTATTAACAGAGGAGTACAGTATCAATACAGTGGAAGCAAATCTCTCTGACTCGAAAATAATAGAAGAAGTAATTGCTGATGCCGATTTGATAGTAGGTGCTGTTCCGGGTTTTATGGGCTTTAAGATGGTTCAAACTGTCATTAATTCTGGAAAAAATATCGTCGATATTTCATTTTTCCCTGAAGACCCGCTCTCACTAAATGAGCTAGCTATTAAAAATAATGTTATTGCAATCGTCGATTGTGGCGTAGCTCCCGGGATGGACAACATTATTTTAGGGTTTCACAATGAGCGAATGAACGTTGAAAATTTTGTATGTATGGTGGGTGGATTACCCTTTACGCGCACTTTGCCATTTCAATATAAGGCGCCTTTTTCACCGATCGATGTACTGGAAGAATACATCCGGCCATCGAGGATTGTCGAGAATGGCAAAATGGTGGTTCGTCCTGCGCTTTCAGAACCTGAGTTGATTGAGTTTGATCAGATTGGTACCCTGGAAGCCTTTAACACCGATGGTCTTCGATCATTGGTGAATACCATTAAAATTCCTAATATGAAGGAAAAAACGCTGCGCTATCCTGGTCACATCGATATTATGCGCAACATGCGCGATATGGGATTCCTGAGTAAAAATGAAATAGAGATAAATGGAAATAAAATTTCCCCGATTGAGTTGACTGCACATTTACTATTTCCGCAATGGAGCTATTTACCCGGTGAAAAAGAATTTACTCTTATGCACGTTATCGTGGAAGGGTTCGAAAACGGCGTAAAAAGAAAATATACCTACGACCTTTTTGATCAATACGATACTGCAAGTAATACTTCTTCTATGGCAAGGACGACCGGATATACGTGCACGGCCGCAGCTACTTTGGTGTTACAAGGTTTGTATTCTGAAAAAGGAGTTAGTCCTCCGGAGTTTATAGGCAGGAGCGAAAACTGCTACGGGTTCATGATGAATTACTTAAAGGAAAGAGGAGTAATTTATAAAATGAATATGTTTTAA